In Nissabacter sp. SGAir0207, the genomic stretch TCTCCAGCTCCCACGCGGTGGCTAAAGGGGTGCTGACCGGCCCGGACCAGCTGCACATCAGCTATGTGCACTCGCCGATCCGCTACGCCTGGGACTTGCAACACCAGTACCTGCGCGGCGCCGGTCTGGACAAAGGCATGAAAGGCTCGCTGGCCAAGTACCTGCTGCACAAGATGCGCCTGTGGGACTACCGCACCGCCAAGGGCGTAGACCACTTTATCGGCAACTCGCAATTCATTGCCCGTCGCATCCATAAGGTCTATGGCCGCAAGGCGGATGTGATCTATCCGCCGGTTAACGTTGACCGCTTCTCGCTCAACGAGAACAAAGAAGAGTTCTACTTCACCGCCTCCCGCATGGTGCCCTACAAGCGGATGGACCTGATTGTGGAAGCCTTCGCCAACATGCCAGACAAGAAGCTGGTGGTGATCGGCGACGGCAGCGAGATGGAGAAGGTGAAACGCCTGGCGAAACCGAACATCGAGATCCTGGGCTTCCAGGATGACGCCACCCTGCAGGACTACATGCGCCGCGCGAAAGCCTTCGTGTTCGCCGCGGAAGAGGACTTCGGTATCTCCCCGGTGGAGGCACAGGCCTGTGGTACGCCGGTCATCGCCTTCGGCAAGGGTGGGGCGCTGGAGACCGTGCGCCCGCTCGGCGTGGCGCGCCCGACCGGCCTGTTCTTTGACGAGCAGACCGTGCCGAGTCTGGTGGCTGCCGTCAACCGCTTCGAGCAGAACCGCGATGACATTCTGGCGCAGGATTGCCGCTTCAATGCCACCAAGTTCTCGGAGGCGCGGTTCCGCGAAGAGATGCAGCAGTACGTGGATGCCAAATGGCAAGTGTTCAACGAATCCAAAAAGATCATTTACTAGGCGTAAGGGGAAACACATGAGCTCGACCAAACTCTATCCGGTGATCATGGCAGGCGGCTCCGGCAGCCGTTTGTGGCCCTTATCCCGCATCCTGTACCCGAAGCAGTTCCTGAACCTGAACGGCAACGAAACCATGTTGCAGTCCACCCTGAAGCGTCTGGATGGCCTGAGCTGCCAGAACCCGGTGGTGATCTGCAATGAAGTACACCGCTTTATCGTGGCCGAGCAGCTGCGCGAAATGGGCAAGCTGACCAAAAACATCATTCTGGAGCCGGCAGGCCGCAACACCGCCCCGGCCATCGCGCTGGCGGCCCTGACCGTGGATCAGGCCGAGGGTGCGGATGAAGACCCGCTGATGCTGGTGCTGGCCGCTGACCACGTGATCAAGGATGTGGCCGCCTTCCAGCGCGCCGTGACCGACGCCATCCCCTACGCCCAGGAGGGCAAGCTGGTGACCTTCGGCATCGTGCCGACCGGCCCGGAGACGGGCTATGGCTACATCAAGCGCGGCGAGACCGTCGCCCTCGACAACCCGGTCAACGCGCCGGATGAGGTGGCGTTCCGCGTCGCCGAGTTCCGCGAGAAGCCGGATCTGGCGACTGCCCAGAGCTATCTGGAGAGCGGCCACTACTACTGGAACAGCGGCATGTTCCTGTTCCGCGCCAGCCGCTATCTGGAGGAGCTGAACAAGTTCCGCGCCGACATCGGCAGTGCCTGTGCCGAGGCGGTCGGTACTATTGACCCGGATCTGGACTTTGTGCGCGTGGATGTGGACGCCTTCCTGCGCTGCCCGGATGAGTCCATCGACTATGCGGTGATGGAGAAGACCCAGGACGCCATCGTGGTGCCGATGGATGCTGGCTGGAGCGACGTCGGCTCCTGGTCCTCCCTGTGGGAGATCAGTGACAAGGACGAGCTTGGCAACGTGCATCAGGGCGATGTCATCAGCCACAACTCGCAGGACAACTATGTGTTCGCGGAGTCGAGTCTGGTGACCACCGTTGGCGTGCAGAACTTGGTGGTAGTGCAGACCAAGGATGCGGTGCTGATCGCGGACGTCAATCAGGTGCAGGATGTGAAGAAGATCGTTGAGAAGATCAAATCTTCCGGCCGCCAGGAGCACCATATCCACCGTGAAGTCTACCGTCCGTGGGGCAAGTATGACTCCATCGACGCCGGTGCGCGCTATCAGGTGAAACGCATCACCGTGAAGCCGGGCGAGAAGCTATCGCTGCAGATGCACCACCACCGCGCCGAGCACTGGGTCATTGTGGCTGGCACGGCCAAGGTCACCAAGGGCGAAGAGCAGTTCATCCTGACGGAAAATGAATCCATCTACATTCCGCTGGGTGAGACCCACTCGCTGGAAAACCCCGGCAAGATTGCGCTGGATTTGATTGAAGTTCGCTCCGGTTCTTACCTGGAAGAGGATGATATCGTCCGTTTCCAGGATAACTATGGCCGCGTGTAACGTTTAAATACTTTTACTATTCACCAGGGCGTGCCGCCTGCCGGCACGTTGGTGTGGGATATTATGCTCAAGGAAATGTCTATGCCTACTTCATTGTCATGCTTTAAAGCCTACGATATTCGCGGCCAGTTGGGTGAAGAGCTCAACGAGGATATTGCTTATCGCATCGGGCGTGCCTATGGGGAGTACCTGAAGCCGGAAACCATCGTGGTCGGCGGCGACGTGCGCCTGACCAGCGAAGGACTGAAACTGGCGCTGGCCAAGGGGCTGCAGGATGCTGGCACCCATGTGATCGATATCGGCCTGAGCGGCACCGAAGAGATCTACTTCGCCACCTTCCACCTCGGTATTGATGGCGGCATTGAAGTCACCGCCAGCCACAACCCGATGAACTACAACGGCATGAAGCTGGTGCGTGAAAACGCCAAGCCGATCAGCGGCGACACCGGCCTGCGCGACGTGCAGCGTCTGGCAGAAGCCAATGACTTCGCGCCGGTCGACCCGGCCAAGCGCGGCAGCTACAAGCAGATCTCCATGTTGGAAGAGTACACCGACCACCTGCTGGGCTACGTGAACCTGAAAAACTTCACCACCCCGCTGAAGCTGGTGCTGAACTCCGGCAACGGCGCGGCTGGCCACGTGGTAGACGCCATCGAGGCGCGCTTCAAGGCGCAGGGCGTGCCGGTAGAGTTCATCAAGGTGCACCACCAGCCGGACGGCAACTTCCCGAACGGTATCCCTAACCCGCTGCTGCCAGAGTGCCGCGCCGACACCACCGCCGCGGTGCTGGAGCACAACGCCGACATGGGCATCGCCTTTGACGGTGACTTCGACCGCTGCTTCCTGTTCGACGAGAAGGGCCGCTTCATCGAGGGCTACTACATCGTTGGCCTGCTGGCACAGGCGTTCCTCGAGAAGCAACCGGGCGCCAAGATCATCCATGACCCGCGCCTGAGCTGGAACACCATCGACATCGTGACCCAGGCGGGTGGCGAGCCGGTGATGTCCAAGACTGGCCATGCCTTCATCAAGGAGCGCATGCGCAAAGAGGACGCCATCTACGGCGGCGAGATGAGCGCGCACCACTACTTCCGTGACTTCGCCTACTGCGACAGCGGCATGATCCCGTGGTTGCTGGTGGCCGAGCTGCTCTGCCTGAAGAACAAATCCCTGGGCGAGCTGGTCTCTGACCGCATGGAAGCCTACCCGGCCTCCGGCGAGATCAACAGCGTGATTGCCAACCCGAAAGAGGCGATTGCCCGCGTCTACGATCACTTCGCGCCTGAAGCGCTGAACATCGATCAGACCGACGGCATCAGCCTGGAGTTCGCCGAGTGGCGCTTCAACCTGCGTAGCTCCAACACCGAGCCGGTGGTTCGCCTGAACGTCGAGTCTCGCCAGAATACCGCGCTGATGAACGCCAAAACCGAAGAGATTTTAACACTGTTACGGGATTGATTTACTTGGCGTGGCCGGGCGGTATCGCTGCCGCCCGGTCATACCCGCCCAGGCAAGTATGAATATATAAGAAGAGTCAACTATGCGCGTTTATAATGTTAATTTGAGTGGCTTTTTCGTTAAGCTGTCACTGGCAATATCCGACTTTCTGTTCTTCAACCTATCGCTCTACTTCTCCATTGCGGTACTGCGTCACATGACGGATGACGTTTACCAGTACATTCCGCGCCATGAAATGACGTCATTCTACTTTGCGCATCTGCTGCTCTCCCTGCTGGCCGTTGTTTGGTTCTGGGTGCGTTTGCGCCACTACACATACCGCAAGCCGTTTTGGTTTGAACTGAAAGAGACACTGCGCACGCTGCTGATTTTCGCCATCATCGCGCTGGCGACGGCCGGTTTCTCAAAATGGGAATTGTCCCGTTACTTCTGGCTGCTGACTTGGGTCACTATCCTGATCACCGTGCCGCTGGCGCGCTCCATCGTGAAGCGCCTGCTGAACAAGATGGGTTACTGGCGCAAGCAGACGGTGATCATCGGCAACCAGAAAAACGCCCGTGAGGCCTTTGTGGCCCTGCAGAGCGAAGAGGTGCTGGGCTTTGACGTGGTGGCCTTCTATGCCGTAACCCCGTGCGATGAGACGGAGCTGTTTGGCAAGCCGGTGATTCAGGACGAGCGCACGCTGTGGGATCTGACCAACACCGAGGATACCCAGTTCATCGTGGCGGTAGAGTTCGAGGAGCATTCGCTACGCGACTACTGGCTGAAGAACCTGGCGAAACACCACTGCCGTTCGGTCTCCGTGATCCCGACACTGCGTGGCGTACCGCTTTACGGCACCGACATGTCATTCATCTTCAGCCATGAAGTGATGATTTTGCGGGTCAGCAACAATTTGGCGAAGCGCACCTCACGTATGATCAAGCGTGCCTTCGACATCTTCGGCTCGCTGGTGATTATGCTGCTGCTGGCGCCGGTGCTGTTCATCCTGATGTACCTGGTGTCGAAAGATGGCGGCCCGTCGATCTACGGCCATGAGCGCGTCGGCCTCGACGGCAAGAAGTTCAAGTGCCTGAAGTTCCGCTCGATGGTTACCAATTCGCAAGAGGTATTGCAGCACCTGCTGGAGACCGATGCAGAGGCGCGTGCCGAGTGGGACAAGGACTTCAAGCTGAAGAACGACCCGCGCATCACCAAGGTGGGCAAATTCATCCGCCGTACTAGCCTGGATGAGCTGCCGCAGCTGTGGAACGTGTTCCGTGGCGAGATGAGTCTGGTTGGCCCGCGCCCGATTATCGAGAAAGAGCTGGAGCGCTACGCCGGTGAGGTGGACTACTACCTGATGGCGAAACCGGGCATGACCGGCCTGTGGCAGGTCAGTGGCCGTAACGATGTCGATTATGACACCCGCGTCTATTTTGATGCGTGGTACGTGAAGAACTGGTCCCTGTGGAACGATATTGCCATTCTGTTCAAGACGGTAAATGTGGTGCTTAAGCGCGATGGTGCATATTAAGAAATCAACTATTCTTAATGATCGTCAACATATAACCAACAGTGAATACCTATACGAAAGGGAAGAAAAACCTATGGCGAATTTGAAAGCGGTAATACCTGTAGCTGGGCTGGGGACACGTATGTTGCCTGCCACCAAGGCGATCCCAAAAGAGATGCTGCCGGTGGTCGACAAGCCCCTGATCCAATATATCGTGAATGAGTGCGTCGCCGCAGGGATCAAGGAGATCGTGCTGGTGAGCCACTCCTCCAAAAATGCCATTGAGAACCACTTCGACACCTCTTTCGAACTGGAAGCCGTGCTGGAGTCCCGCGTTAAGCGCCAGCTGCTGAAGGAAGTACAGGGCATCTGCCCGCCAGACGTCACCATCATGCAGGTGCGTCAGGGTCAGGCCAAGGGCCTGGGCCACGCGGTGCTGTGCGCCCAGCCGATGGTCGGCGACTCGCCGTTCATCGTGCTGCTGCCGGACGTGCTGCTGGATGACTCCACCGCCGACCTGCGCCGCGAAAACCTGGCAGCAATGGTCAAGCGCTTTGAAGAGACCGGCCACAGCCAAATCATGGTGGAGCCGGTGCCGGAGAAAGATGTCTCCAAGTATGGCGTGGCGGACTGCAACGGCGTCGACATCGCGCCCGGCGAAAGCACCGTGATGACCGCCGTGGTTGAGAAGCCAGCGCAAGAGGACGCCCCGTCCAACCTGGCAGTGGTGGGCCGCTATGTGCTGTCGAAAGATATCTGGCCGATCCTGGAGAAGACCCCGCCGGGTGCCGGTGATGAGATCCAGCTGACCGACGCCATCGCCCTGCTGATGAAGCAGCAGCCGGTGGAAGCCTTCCACATGAGCGGCAAGTCCCACGACTGCGGCGACAAGCTGGGCTACATGAAAGCCTTTGTCACCTATGGCGTGCGCCATGACACCGAAGGCAAAAAGTTCGCTGAGTGGCTGAAAACGCTGGCTAACGCCTGATAGCCTGATTCTCTTCAAACCGAGTGCGAGTGAGGACTTCTATGACGACGTTGAAAGCGGTGATCCCGGTGGCGGGACTGGGTATGCGTATGCTGCCCGCGACCAAGGCGATCCCGAAAGAGATGCTGCCGATTGTCGATAAGCCAATTATCCAGCACATCATCAATGAGTGTGTGGCGGCGGGCATCAAGGACATCATTCTGGTTACCCACTCCTCCAAGAATGCGGTGGAGAACCACTTTGATACCTCGTTTGAGCTGGAAGCCATGCTGGAGGCGCGCGTCAAGCGCTCCCTGCTGGAAGAGGTGCAATCCATCTGCCCGAAGGGTGTGACCATCATGCACATCCGCCAGGGCCAGCCGCGCGGCCTCGGCCATGCGGTGCTGTGCGCCAAGCCGCTGGTGGGCGGGTCGCCGTTCGTGGTGATGCTGCCGGATGTGCTGGTGGACAACCAGCAAGCCGACTACCGCCACGACAACCTGGCGGAGATGGTGCGCCGTTTTGAAGAGAGCGGCGAAAGCCAGGTGCTGGTCCAGCCCCTGTCCGCCGACGAACTGCCGAACTACTCGGTTATCAGCTGCGAAAACCCGTCGCTGCAGCCGGGCGAGTCCAGCCGCATCACCAAGATGGTGGAGAAGCCGGAGAACACCGACGGCCTCGACTCCAACCTGGCGGCGGTGGGGCGCTACGTGCTCTCGGCGGACATCTGGCCCTACCTGGAGAAGACCGAGCCGGGTGCCTGGGGTCGTATCCAGCTGACCGATGCCATTGACGCGCTGAAAAACCACAGCCCGGTCAATGCGCTGGCACTGAAGGGCACTGCCTTTAACTGCGGCGAAAAGCTGGGTTACATGCAGGCCTACGTCACCTATGGCCTGCGCCATGACAAACAGGGCGCAGAGTTCAAACAGTGGCTGGCTGAGTTTCAACAGCAAGCCAACGCCTGATCTCCCGATCTTCGCAATGCCACAGGCCGCCCACAGGCGGCCTGTTCTTTGCCCCTTTATCTCCTTTTCCGTATGACAGGCTACATGGGCTGCCGTGGCAATCGGCGGGCCTGTCTTTTTCTGCGCTCTGTTTCCAGGTTTCTGACATGAGGTTCTGATGCGACTGCTTAAAAATTTGACGGACAAAACCAAAAATACCATTAATACCTCCCGCCGCTCGGCACTGACCAAAGTGCTGGTGGGAACACCTCTGGTCGCATTACTCAGCCTTGAAAAATCCCAGGCGGCACCGGCTGCGCCCGCCCTCCCGGCCCCGACCGGCAACGACATGACCGGCCCGGAGCTGCGCCGCCTGATGCGCGCCAGCGATGGCCTGAAGGCGATTGGCCGCTGCTCCAACATCCCGATGCTGCGCACCATTGAGCCAACCATCATCGGCCAGAAAATTGATGTCGCCAGCTACCATCCCGGCTGGTCAGATATCGCCAACGGCGCAATCGGTGGCGGGGAGTTCTGGTATGACGCCGCCGACACCCAGTCCGTGGATGATGGCGGCAGCGTGATTGTCACGCAGGGCGGCAAGCGCTGGAAGCGCATCACCGACCAGCTGCTGCCCAGCCACTTTGGCTGTATGCCCGGCGGCAAGGAGGATGTCA encodes the following:
- the wbaP gene encoding undecaprenyl-phosphate galactose phosphotransferase WbaP, encoding MRVYNVNLSGFFVKLSLAISDFLFFNLSLYFSIAVLRHMTDDVYQYIPRHEMTSFYFAHLLLSLLAVVWFWVRLRHYTYRKPFWFELKETLRTLLIFAIIALATAGFSKWELSRYFWLLTWVTILITVPLARSIVKRLLNKMGYWRKQTVIIGNQKNAREAFVALQSEEVLGFDVVAFYAVTPCDETELFGKPVIQDERTLWDLTNTEDTQFIVAVEFEEHSLRDYWLKNLAKHHCRSVSVIPTLRGVPLYGTDMSFIFSHEVMILRVSNNLAKRTSRMIKRAFDIFGSLVIMLLLAPVLFILMYLVSKDGGPSIYGHERVGLDGKKFKCLKFRSMVTNSQEVLQHLLETDAEARAEWDKDFKLKNDPRITKVGKFIRRTSLDELPQLWNVFRGEMSLVGPRPIIEKELERYAGEVDYYLMAKPGMTGLWQVSGRNDVDYDTRVYFDAWYVKNWSLWNDIAILFKTVNVVLKRDGAY
- the galU gene encoding UTP--glucose-1-phosphate uridylyltransferase GalU, with the translated sequence MTTLKAVIPVAGLGMRMLPATKAIPKEMLPIVDKPIIQHIINECVAAGIKDIILVTHSSKNAVENHFDTSFELEAMLEARVKRSLLEEVQSICPKGVTIMHIRQGQPRGLGHAVLCAKPLVGGSPFVVMLPDVLVDNQQADYRHDNLAEMVRRFEESGESQVLVQPLSADELPNYSVISCENPSLQPGESSRITKMVEKPENTDGLDSNLAAVGRYVLSADIWPYLEKTEPGAWGRIQLTDAIDALKNHSPVNALALKGTAFNCGEKLGYMQAYVTYGLRHDKQGAEFKQWLAEFQQQANA
- the cpsB gene encoding mannose-1-phosphate guanyltransferase codes for the protein MSSTKLYPVIMAGGSGSRLWPLSRILYPKQFLNLNGNETMLQSTLKRLDGLSCQNPVVICNEVHRFIVAEQLREMGKLTKNIILEPAGRNTAPAIALAALTVDQAEGADEDPLMLVLAADHVIKDVAAFQRAVTDAIPYAQEGKLVTFGIVPTGPETGYGYIKRGETVALDNPVNAPDEVAFRVAEFREKPDLATAQSYLESGHYYWNSGMFLFRASRYLEELNKFRADIGSACAEAVGTIDPDLDFVRVDVDAFLRCPDESIDYAVMEKTQDAIVVPMDAGWSDVGSWSSLWEISDKDELGNVHQGDVISHNSQDNYVFAESSLVTTVGVQNLVVVQTKDAVLIADVNQVQDVKKIVEKIKSSGRQEHHIHREVYRPWGKYDSIDAGARYQVKRITVKPGEKLSLQMHHHRAEHWVIVAGTAKVTKGEEQFILTENESIYIPLGETHSLENPGKIALDLIEVRSGSYLEEDDIVRFQDNYGRV
- the galU gene encoding UTP--glucose-1-phosphate uridylyltransferase GalU, producing MANLKAVIPVAGLGTRMLPATKAIPKEMLPVVDKPLIQYIVNECVAAGIKEIVLVSHSSKNAIENHFDTSFELEAVLESRVKRQLLKEVQGICPPDVTIMQVRQGQAKGLGHAVLCAQPMVGDSPFIVLLPDVLLDDSTADLRRENLAAMVKRFEETGHSQIMVEPVPEKDVSKYGVADCNGVDIAPGESTVMTAVVEKPAQEDAPSNLAVVGRYVLSKDIWPILEKTPPGAGDEIQLTDAIALLMKQQPVEAFHMSGKSHDCGDKLGYMKAFVTYGVRHDTEGKKFAEWLKTLANA
- the cpsG gene encoding phosphomannomutase CpsG, whose amino-acid sequence is MPTSLSCFKAYDIRGQLGEELNEDIAYRIGRAYGEYLKPETIVVGGDVRLTSEGLKLALAKGLQDAGTHVIDIGLSGTEEIYFATFHLGIDGGIEVTASHNPMNYNGMKLVRENAKPISGDTGLRDVQRLAEANDFAPVDPAKRGSYKQISMLEEYTDHLLGYVNLKNFTTPLKLVLNSGNGAAGHVVDAIEARFKAQGVPVEFIKVHHQPDGNFPNGIPNPLLPECRADTTAAVLEHNADMGIAFDGDFDRCFLFDEKGRFIEGYYIVGLLAQAFLEKQPGAKIIHDPRLSWNTIDIVTQAGGEPVMSKTGHAFIKERMRKEDAIYGGEMSAHHYFRDFAYCDSGMIPWLLVAELLCLKNKSLGELVSDRMEAYPASGEINSVIANPKEAIARVYDHFAPEALNIDQTDGISLEFAEWRFNLRSSNTEPVVRLNVESRQNTALMNAKTEEILTLLRD
- a CDS encoding glycosyltransferase family 4 protein, with product MENNYSVGFVTDWLVTYAGAEKVLSELVKVYPEADLYSVIDFLSDQDRQKIGNKRATTTFAQNLPRVKKKYQNYLPLLPLAIEQLDVSGHDVVISSSHAVAKGVLTGPDQLHISYVHSPIRYAWDLQHQYLRGAGLDKGMKGSLAKYLLHKMRLWDYRTAKGVDHFIGNSQFIARRIHKVYGRKADVIYPPVNVDRFSLNENKEEFYFTASRMVPYKRMDLIVEAFANMPDKKLVVIGDGSEMEKVKRLAKPNIEILGFQDDATLQDYMRRAKAFVFAAEEDFGISPVEAQACGTPVIAFGKGGALETVRPLGVARPTGLFFDEQTVPSLVAAVNRFEQNRDDILAQDCRFNATKFSEARFREEMQQYVDAKWQVFNESKKIIY